A part of Thiomicrorhabdus sediminis genomic DNA contains:
- a CDS encoding AMP-binding protein, translating into MKSLLKLFVKGLFKLCYRVEVKGLENYQAAEKSGRPLLIIANHVSLLDGPLLDLFIPGNTAFMVDKSHTQKWFERFILSMSEYFTVDTHSPYAAKHMIEELNKGKQCMIFPEGRISTTGALMKVYEGTGLVADKTQAAVLSVHIGGAELSRLSYLDGTKSGFIKQQWFPKITISIQPHTQISHPQNLKGTEKHKFYKQAVFKLLRDSSFFAAETNHSLYAALIKAKQKYHSKDVCIEDINGQNLSLKKLTLASIILGRALKKTLKKEKRVGLMLPNVSGMPATFFALQAYGYVPAMINFTAGKAAIESACVTAELQTIVTSRRFIEAFEIEALVESLEDKVRFVYLEDIRSEIGIWQKISGLLTPAKSLPGYKTETHFEAVVLFTSGSEGAPKGVVLSHNNVTSNIEQAISMLNLIPTEKVFNALPTFHCFGLTAGLLLPVLKGAKTFMYPSPVHYAVVPEMVYQSNAKYIFGTDTFYSGYARKADSYDFFNLRMMIAGAERLRPETRELYANKYHQPIYEGYGVTETTPILAVNIPTAYKHGSVGQFVPGIEYHLEEVPGIKDAGRLLVKGPNVMLGYLMPGEPGVLQPPTDGWHDTGDIVQVDEEGYVWIKGRAKRFAKIGGEMVSLTAVERYINKASPEGHHVVVAVPDERKGEKLVLVTDDEGLSRKTVSDAARLAEVAELMIPKTVILVESIPVLGTGKTNYPEVQKLAEQHSGGS; encoded by the coding sequence ATGAAAAGCTTATTAAAACTGTTTGTCAAAGGCTTGTTCAAGCTGTGTTATCGAGTTGAAGTCAAAGGACTGGAAAACTACCAGGCCGCTGAAAAAAGTGGCCGCCCCTTATTGATTATCGCCAACCATGTTTCCTTATTGGATGGCCCTTTACTGGACCTGTTTATTCCCGGTAATACCGCCTTTATGGTCGATAAATCTCATACCCAAAAATGGTTTGAGCGATTTATTCTCTCCATGAGCGAATACTTCACCGTTGATACCCATAGTCCTTATGCCGCCAAACACATGATTGAGGAGCTCAATAAAGGCAAGCAGTGCATGATCTTTCCTGAGGGAAGGATTTCCACTACCGGTGCCTTAATGAAGGTCTACGAAGGTACCGGACTGGTTGCCGATAAAACTCAAGCGGCGGTGCTCAGCGTGCATATTGGCGGTGCCGAATTGAGCCGCTTGTCTTATCTAGACGGCACTAAATCGGGATTTATTAAACAGCAGTGGTTTCCTAAAATCACCATAAGCATTCAACCGCATACACAAATTAGCCATCCGCAAAACCTTAAAGGGACAGAAAAACACAAGTTCTATAAACAGGCGGTATTCAAGTTACTGCGGGATTCGAGTTTTTTTGCTGCCGAAACCAATCATTCGTTGTATGCAGCGTTAATTAAGGCCAAACAAAAATATCACAGTAAGGATGTCTGCATAGAAGACATCAATGGTCAGAACCTTAGTCTGAAAAAATTGACTTTGGCATCGATCATTCTTGGTAGAGCTTTGAAGAAAACGCTCAAAAAAGAAAAGCGTGTCGGTTTGATGTTGCCGAACGTATCCGGTATGCCGGCGACCTTTTTCGCTTTGCAGGCATATGGTTATGTGCCGGCTATGATCAATTTCACCGCCGGTAAGGCGGCTATTGAATCGGCTTGTGTCACCGCAGAGCTGCAAACCATTGTCACTTCACGCCGCTTTATCGAAGCGTTTGAGATTGAAGCGTTGGTCGAGTCCTTGGAAGACAAGGTTCGCTTTGTTTATCTTGAAGATATTCGTAGTGAAATCGGTATTTGGCAAAAAATCAGCGGGCTTTTAACACCGGCGAAATCCTTACCGGGTTATAAGACCGAGACGCATTTCGAGGCTGTCGTGTTGTTCACCTCAGGCTCTGAAGGGGCGCCGAAGGGTGTGGTGCTATCGCATAACAATGTCACCAGCAACATTGAACAGGCGATATCGATGCTTAATTTGATTCCGACAGAAAAGGTTTTCAATGCGTTACCGACGTTCCACTGTTTTGGCTTGACGGCAGGTCTGCTTTTGCCGGTGTTAAAAGGTGCCAAGACCTTTATGTATCCATCACCGGTGCATTATGCGGTAGTGCCGGAAATGGTCTATCAGAGCAATGCCAAATATATTTTCGGTACCGATACATTCTATAGCGGTTATGCGCGCAAAGCGGACTCTTACGACTTCTTCAATTTGCGTATGATGATTGCTGGCGCAGAGCGTTTGCGCCCAGAGACTCGAGAGCTTTATGCGAATAAATACCATCAACCGATTTATGAAGGCTATGGAGTTACCGAAACCACCCCTATTTTGGCGGTGAATATCCCAACCGCCTATAAACACGGTTCGGTAGGTCAGTTTGTACCCGGTATTGAATACCATTTGGAAGAAGTGCCAGGTATCAAGGATGCTGGCAGATTGTTGGTTAAAGGCCCAAATGTCATGTTGGGTTACCTGATGCCCGGTGAACCGGGTGTATTACAGCCGCCAACCGATGGATGGCACGATACCGGCGATATTGTTCAGGTCGATGAAGAAGGTTATGTCTGGATCAAAGGCCGCGCCAAGCGTTTCGCAAAGATTGGCGGTGAAATGGTGTCATTGACCGCGGTAGAGCGTTATATCAATAAGGCAAGCCCGGAAGGTCATCACGTGGTTGTCGCCGTGCCAGATGAACGTAAGGGCGAGAAGCTGGTGCTGGTGACCGATGATGAAGGCCTGAGCAGAAAAACGGTCAGTGATGCGGCAAGATTGGCGGAAGTAGCGGAATTGATGATTCCGAAAACGGTTATTCTGGTTGAATCGATTCCGGTATTGGGTACCGGTAAAACCAATTATCCGGAAGTACAGAAATTGGCCGAGCAGCATTCCGGCGGCAGTTGA